A part of Variovorax sp. HW608 genomic DNA contains:
- a CDS encoding DUF72 domain-containing protein — MQNSLFDDDFEDVDEPAPAPAAAPAPRKHTAARAPKVRPMPPDPALAALASELPPNLRLGTSSWYFPGWSGMVWDGDYEQSVLSKHGLAAYAQHPLLRAVSIDRSFYKPLTAIQFAAYAAQVPEDFRFTVKAPSLVADAMVRGEDGRGMQANPAFLDPALAATEFVQPALDGLGHKLGALVFQLSPLPGTMLARMPEVMERLGTMLRSLPALQPVAPDGVIAVEVRNPEFLTPAFCDVLRGAGATYCMGLHPKLPPIEAQLPLLRALWPGPLVCRWNLNRLHGAYGYEDAKELYEPFDKLVDIDADTRATLARVIAGATGAGQRAYVTISNKAEGSAPRTVLGLAEEIAARINPPDPDRSR, encoded by the coding sequence GTGCAGAACTCGCTGTTCGACGACGACTTCGAGGACGTGGACGAACCCGCGCCGGCGCCCGCTGCCGCGCCGGCGCCCCGGAAGCACACTGCTGCACGCGCACCCAAGGTGCGGCCCATGCCGCCCGATCCGGCGCTTGCGGCACTCGCGAGCGAGCTGCCGCCGAACCTCCGGCTCGGCACCTCGTCGTGGTACTTCCCGGGTTGGTCCGGCATGGTCTGGGACGGCGACTACGAGCAGTCGGTGCTGTCGAAGCACGGCCTGGCAGCCTACGCGCAGCATCCGCTGCTGCGCGCGGTAAGCATCGACCGCAGCTTCTACAAGCCGCTGACCGCGATCCAGTTCGCGGCCTATGCGGCGCAGGTGCCCGAGGACTTCCGCTTCACCGTGAAGGCGCCCAGCCTCGTCGCGGACGCCATGGTGCGCGGCGAGGACGGGCGCGGCATGCAGGCCAATCCGGCTTTCCTCGATCCCGCACTCGCCGCTACGGAATTCGTGCAGCCGGCGCTGGACGGGCTCGGCCACAAGCTGGGTGCGCTGGTGTTCCAGCTCAGTCCCCTTCCCGGCACGATGCTGGCGCGCATGCCCGAGGTGATGGAACGGCTCGGCACGATGCTGCGATCGCTGCCCGCGCTGCAGCCGGTCGCGCCCGACGGCGTGATCGCGGTGGAGGTGCGCAACCCCGAATTCCTCACGCCCGCCTTCTGCGACGTGCTGCGCGGCGCAGGCGCGACCTATTGCATGGGCCTGCATCCGAAGCTGCCGCCGATCGAGGCGCAACTTCCGCTCCTGCGTGCGCTCTGGCCCGGGCCGCTGGTGTGCCGGTGGAATCTCAACCGGCTCCACGGCGCCTATGGCTACGAGGACGCCAAGGAACTCTATGAGCCCTTCGACAAGCTGGTCGATATCGACGCCGACACCCGCGCCACCCTCGCGCGCGTGATCGCCGGCGCCACCGGCGCGGGCCAGCGCGCCTACGTGACCATCAGCAACAAGGCCGAGGGCTCGGCGCCACGGACGGTGCTGGGGCTGGCCGAGGAGATTGCAGCACGAATCAATCCACCAGATCCGGATCGCTCGCGATGA
- a CDS encoding glycoside hydrolase family 3 N-terminal domain-containing protein translates to MTVWRSPLAALAVVLAAGCSTGARQQTMADARIESLIGRMTVEEKVGQLSLYAPAGVDIVANPQAAKQSLEQQLADIRAGRVTGLFNNEGLEGKRRAQQVAVNESRLHIPLIFGADIIHGFRTVFPVPLAEAASWEPDLAQRTARAAAEEATADGFRWTFAPMVDVARDARWGRGVEGAGEDVYLSRQFAAKRVSGFQGSDLSRPDTMLATPKHFAGYGAAEGGLDYNTVDLSERTLREVYLPPFHAAIDAGALSIMSAFNEIGGIPSNANPALLTGVLRKEWGFDGFVVSDYTADEELVAHGFAADGREAARRAFLAGTDVSMQSGLYMKYLPQLVASGEVPMSRLDDAVRRVLRVKTRLGLFDHPFQGLEAAPERARFDVAAHEALARDAAVRSIVLLKNDKDLLPLPRSGKKIALIGPFAGTSDLFGPWRIFPDQAPPVGIEEALRTRLESPDLLTVVRGADVDAAIPGGIAAAVEAAQAADVVVLSIGENEQMSGESRSRSDIEIPKAQQDLADAVVATGKPVVVLLRNGRALALRGGVRRADAILVTWFLGSQTGQAIADVLYGDVNPSGRLPVSFPQMPGQVPYYYSHKRTGRPQLAEAPTQMYKARYLDATNDALYPFGYGLGYARIRYDALDLPSSRMPWDGPLHVRARITNSGARDAEEVVQLYIGARSASVTRPVRELKGFRKVRVQPGRSADVDFTLTRADLMFIGQELKPTVEPGAFDLWIGPSATQGLKTSFVLAAPD, encoded by the coding sequence ATGACGGTTTGGAGATCTCCCCTCGCGGCGCTGGCCGTGGTCCTCGCCGCCGGTTGTTCCACCGGCGCAAGGCAGCAGACGATGGCGGACGCGCGCATCGAATCACTCATCGGCCGCATGACGGTGGAAGAAAAGGTCGGCCAGCTCAGCCTCTACGCGCCGGCCGGCGTGGACATCGTCGCGAATCCGCAGGCCGCGAAGCAGAGCCTGGAGCAGCAGCTCGCCGACATCCGCGCCGGGCGCGTGACCGGGCTCTTCAACAACGAGGGCCTCGAAGGCAAGCGCCGCGCGCAGCAGGTGGCGGTGAACGAATCGCGCCTCCACATCCCGCTGATCTTCGGCGCGGACATCATCCACGGCTTCCGCACCGTGTTCCCGGTGCCGCTGGCCGAAGCGGCGAGCTGGGAGCCCGATCTTGCGCAGCGCACCGCGCGCGCGGCCGCGGAGGAAGCCACCGCCGACGGCTTCCGCTGGACCTTCGCCCCGATGGTCGACGTCGCGCGCGATGCCCGCTGGGGCCGCGGCGTCGAGGGCGCAGGCGAGGACGTCTATCTCAGCCGCCAATTCGCCGCCAAGCGCGTGAGCGGCTTCCAGGGCAGCGATCTCTCGCGCCCCGACACGATGCTGGCGACCCCCAAGCACTTCGCGGGCTATGGCGCGGCCGAAGGCGGGCTCGACTACAACACGGTCGATCTGTCGGAGCGGACCCTGCGCGAGGTCTACCTGCCGCCCTTCCACGCGGCGATCGATGCCGGTGCGCTGTCGATCATGAGCGCCTTCAACGAGATCGGCGGCATCCCGTCGAATGCAAACCCGGCGCTGCTCACCGGCGTGCTGCGCAAGGAATGGGGCTTCGACGGTTTCGTCGTCTCGGACTACACCGCCGACGAAGAGCTGGTCGCCCACGGATTCGCCGCCGACGGGCGCGAAGCGGCACGCCGCGCCTTCCTGGCCGGCACCGATGTCAGCATGCAAAGCGGGCTCTACATGAAGTACTTGCCGCAGCTGGTCGCGTCCGGCGAGGTGCCGATGTCGCGGCTCGACGACGCGGTGCGGCGCGTCTTGCGGGTGAAGACGCGGCTCGGCTTGTTCGACCATCCGTTCCAGGGCCTCGAAGCCGCGCCTGAGCGCGCACGCTTCGACGTGGCTGCGCACGAGGCGCTGGCGCGCGACGCGGCGGTGCGGTCGATCGTGCTGCTCAAGAACGACAAGGACCTGCTGCCCCTGCCCCGCTCGGGCAAGAAGATCGCGCTGATCGGTCCGTTCGCGGGTACCTCCGACCTTTTCGGGCCGTGGCGCATCTTTCCGGATCAGGCGCCGCCGGTCGGCATCGAGGAAGCGCTGCGCACGCGGCTCGAATCGCCCGATCTGCTGACCGTGGTGCGCGGCGCCGACGTCGATGCGGCGATCCCCGGTGGCATTGCCGCGGCAGTCGAGGCGGCGCAGGCCGCCGACGTGGTGGTGCTGTCGATCGGCGAGAACGAGCAGATGTCCGGTGAATCGCGTTCGCGCTCCGACATCGAGATCCCGAAGGCGCAGCAGGACCTGGCCGACGCGGTGGTCGCGACCGGCAAGCCGGTGGTCGTGCTGCTGCGCAACGGACGCGCGCTGGCGCTGCGCGGCGGGGTGCGACGCGCCGACGCGATCCTGGTGACCTGGTTTCTCGGATCGCAGACCGGCCAGGCGATCGCCGACGTGCTGTATGGCGATGTGAACCCCTCCGGCCGCCTGCCGGTGAGCTTTCCGCAGATGCCGGGGCAGGTGCCCTACTACTACAGCCACAAGCGCACCGGCCGGCCGCAGCTCGCCGAAGCACCCACGCAGATGTACAAGGCGCGCTACCTCGATGCGACCAACGACGCGCTCTATCCCTTCGGCTATGGCCTCGGCTATGCGCGCATCCGCTATGACGCGCTCGATCTTCCGTCGAGCCGCATGCCGTGGGACGGCCCGCTCCACGTGCGCGCGCGCATCACCAACAGCGGCGCGCGCGACGCGGAGGAAGTGGTGCAGCTCTACATCGGGGCGCGTTCGGCGAGCGTGACGCGGCCGGTGCGCGAGCTCAAGGGCTTTCGCAAGGTGCGCGTGCAGCCGGGACGATCGGCCGACGTGGACTTCACCCTCACGCGCGCCGACCTGATGTTCATCGGCCAGGAACTGAAGCCCACGGTCGAGCCCGGCGCGTTCGATCTGTGGATCGGCCCTTCGGCGACGCAGGGCCTGAAGACGAGCTTCGTGCTCGCGGCCCCGGACTGA
- a CDS encoding FMN-binding negative transcriptional regulator — protein sequence MYMPPQFNATDREVAMELMRTHPFASLVSTDDEGLPFITHLPLMLEDRGEGGWSLWGHCARPNPHWRYLQARPKAVAAFLGPHAYMSPSVYPDLARVPTWNYLAVHCTVEARLIETPNEKDALLKRLIGQHEPAYAQQWRDLGEEFQHKMLAGIVGFELRVTALQCKLKLNQHRKESHAAMHARYSEGSPDERALAVWMERLGLQVADPARIGED from the coding sequence ATGTACATGCCTCCCCAGTTCAACGCCACCGACCGCGAGGTCGCGATGGAGCTGATGCGCACGCATCCCTTTGCCAGCCTCGTCTCCACCGATGACGAGGGCCTGCCTTTCATCACCCACCTGCCGCTGATGCTGGAGGATCGAGGGGAGGGCGGCTGGTCGCTGTGGGGCCATTGCGCCAGGCCCAATCCGCATTGGCGCTACCTGCAGGCGCGACCGAAGGCGGTGGCGGCCTTTCTCGGACCGCATGCCTACATGTCGCCGTCGGTCTATCCCGATCTCGCCCGCGTGCCGACCTGGAACTACCTCGCGGTGCATTGCACCGTGGAGGCCCGGTTGATCGAAACGCCAAACGAGAAGGATGCGCTCCTGAAGCGCCTCATCGGCCAGCACGAACCCGCCTATGCGCAGCAGTGGCGGGACCTCGGCGAGGAGTTCCAGCACAAGATGCTGGCTGGCATCGTGGGCTTCGAGCTGCGCGTGACCGCGCTCCAGTGCAAGCTCAAGCTGAACCAGCACCGCAAGGAATCGCACGCCGCGATGCATGCGCGCTACAGCGAGGGTTCACCCGACGAACGCGCACTGGCCGTGTGGATGGAACGTCTCGGCCTGCAGGTCGCCGACCCGGCAAGGATCGGAGAAGACTGA
- the tadA gene encoding tRNA adenosine(34) deaminase TadA, protein MTTDAHWMQLALAEARRAGDAGEVPIGAVVVKDGALVAVGCNSPVAGHDPSAHAEVNALRAAGAALRNYRLDGCELFVTLEPCPMCAGAMLHARLKRVVFGAADPKTGAAGSVVDLFGAPQLNHHTSVQGGVLAPECQALLQAFFQDRRNEAREAAEPLRDDALRTPPERFAPLADYAFDGHYVSDLPALRGWRMHYLDEGPRDGGAVLLCIHGPGEWSYFFRHVARLHIARVLAPDLIGFGMSDKPKREAVHRLEWHRDVLLEWIERVDPGPMVLVHSAGGAGLASLLASAAPTRFLHMMLAPDAGENIGDAWRAPFPDRGHEAALRALGRAPKRVSGPDAAQAERLLADAMGYFAP, encoded by the coding sequence ATGACAACTGACGCGCACTGGATGCAGCTTGCGCTGGCCGAAGCCCGCCGTGCGGGCGATGCCGGCGAGGTGCCGATCGGCGCCGTGGTCGTGAAGGACGGGGCGCTGGTCGCGGTGGGATGCAATTCGCCGGTGGCTGGGCATGATCCGAGTGCGCATGCGGAAGTCAATGCGCTGCGTGCCGCGGGCGCGGCGCTTCGCAACTACCGTCTCGACGGTTGCGAACTCTTCGTCACGCTGGAGCCTTGTCCGATGTGCGCCGGCGCGATGCTTCACGCGCGGCTGAAGCGCGTCGTCTTCGGCGCGGCCGATCCCAAGACCGGGGCGGCCGGGTCGGTGGTCGATCTCTTCGGTGCGCCGCAACTCAACCACCACACGTCGGTGCAGGGCGGCGTGCTCGCGCCGGAGTGCCAGGCGCTCTTGCAGGCCTTCTTCCAGGATCGCCGCAACGAGGCACGCGAGGCCGCCGAACCGCTACGCGACGACGCGCTGCGTACGCCGCCGGAGCGCTTCGCCCCGCTTGCCGACTACGCCTTCGATGGGCATTACGTGAGCGATCTGCCGGCCCTTCGGGGATGGCGGATGCACTACCTCGACGAAGGGCCGAGGGATGGCGGGGCGGTACTGCTCTGCATCCACGGGCCCGGCGAGTGGAGCTACTTCTTCCGCCATGTCGCGCGCCTCCACATTGCGCGCGTCCTGGCGCCGGACCTCATCGGCTTCGGCATGAGCGACAAGCCCAAGCGCGAGGCGGTGCATCGGCTGGAATGGCATCGCGACGTGCTGCTCGAATGGATCGAGCGGGTCGATCCCGGGCCCATGGTGCTGGTCCACAGCGCGGGCGGCGCTGGGCTGGCGTCACTGCTCGCGTCGGCCGCGCCGACGCGCTTCCTGCACATGATGCTTGCACCGGACGCCGGCGAGAACATCGGCGACGCCTGGCGGGCGCCTTTCCCCGATCGGGGCCACGAAGCGGCGCTGCGCGCGCTGGGCCGCGCGCCCAAGCGCGTGTCCGGCCCCGACGCGGCGCAGGCGGAGCGGCTCCTCGCGGATGCAATGGGATACTTCGCGCCGTGA
- a CDS encoding LD-carboxypeptidase produces the protein MKKHIYIYSPSSAVRDKAAFKRGIKRLRALGHEVEIDEAALSTHQRFAGDDAARVAAISRAAASGADVALISRGGYGLTRILDAIPYKAVAKAIHDGTEFVGLSDFTAFQNALLAKTGSVTWAGPAVGEDFGAEDGADDIMEACFDDLLSGQGEGTGWRMPARDAHGLAPLRGIHGAVLWGGNLCVLTSLLGTPYFPPIEKGVLFLEDVNEHPYRVERMLDQLRHAGVLAKQKAVILGSFTGIRKAPHDRGFGMKTVTARLRELIKPPVLTGLPFGHVPTKVLLPVGAKVELAADGRDIFMVWGHRHAR, from the coding sequence GTGAAAAAGCACATCTACATCTATTCGCCGTCGAGCGCAGTGCGCGACAAGGCGGCCTTCAAGCGTGGCATCAAACGGCTCCGGGCACTCGGCCACGAGGTCGAGATCGATGAAGCTGCACTCTCCACCCATCAGCGATTCGCAGGCGACGATGCCGCGCGCGTCGCCGCCATCTCGCGCGCCGCGGCCAGCGGGGCCGACGTGGCGCTCATTTCGCGCGGCGGCTACGGGCTCACGCGCATCCTCGACGCCATCCCGTACAAGGCGGTTGCCAAGGCGATCCATGACGGCACCGAGTTCGTCGGCCTGAGTGACTTCACCGCCTTCCAGAACGCGCTGCTTGCCAAGACCGGCAGCGTCACGTGGGCCGGCCCCGCCGTGGGCGAGGACTTCGGCGCCGAAGACGGCGCGGACGACATCATGGAAGCCTGCTTCGACGATCTGCTGAGCGGACAAGGGGAGGGCACCGGCTGGCGCATGCCCGCGCGCGACGCCCACGGGCTGGCCCCGCTTCGCGGCATCCATGGGGCGGTGCTGTGGGGCGGTAATCTGTGCGTGCTGACCAGCCTGCTCGGAACGCCCTACTTCCCGCCGATCGAGAAGGGCGTGCTGTTCCTCGAGGACGTCAACGAACATCCCTACCGCGTCGAGCGCATGCTCGACCAGCTGCGTCACGCGGGCGTGCTGGCCAAGCAGAAGGCGGTCATCCTCGGGTCGTTCACCGGCATCCGCAAGGCGCCGCACGACCGCGGCTTCGGCATGAAGACCGTGACCGCGCGGCTGCGCGAACTGATCAAGCCGCCCGTGCTGACCGGCCTGCCGTTCGGCCACGTGCCCACGAAAGTGCTGCTGCCCGTCGGCGCCAAGGTGGAGCTTGCGGCCGATGGTCGCGACATCTTCATGGTCTGGGGACATCGGCACGCGCGCTGA
- a CDS encoding adenylate/guanylate cyclase domain-containing protein, which produces MGVNSTVVFADLTGSTRVFEAMGNARATETVTRLTQWIGGVCESHGGRVVKSLGDGVFAIFANGITATRAVLELQRNHQKRLQTWPTPLRMELQIGVASGEVVEVDGDCYGDAVNLASRLSDLAGPGQIWATESVIEQLHEGEVRHRSLGPINIRGKNEMPVVHRIDWQDEVSEFLTMPASLVPSARGPDSSFGQIELAWLDVRTLFRVEDLPIHLGRVDEAQFVVNDPRVSRLHARIESRHGSCILVDVSTYGTWVRFHGTAGASGEIALRRDECVLHGSGEIGLGAPLSDFSAPTISFNTTGGNVLLARRDLR; this is translated from the coding sequence ATGGGCGTCAATTCGACTGTCGTTTTCGCTGATCTGACAGGAAGCACCAGGGTCTTCGAGGCCATGGGGAATGCGCGCGCCACCGAGACGGTGACGCGGCTGACGCAATGGATCGGTGGCGTCTGCGAGTCCCATGGCGGCCGTGTCGTGAAGTCGCTGGGTGATGGCGTTTTCGCGATTTTTGCCAATGGCATCACCGCCACGCGCGCGGTGCTCGAACTGCAGCGGAACCACCAGAAACGGCTGCAAACCTGGCCAACACCGCTGCGCATGGAGTTGCAGATCGGCGTTGCGAGCGGGGAGGTCGTCGAAGTCGACGGTGACTGCTACGGCGATGCCGTCAACCTCGCATCCCGGCTCAGCGACCTCGCGGGCCCAGGCCAGATCTGGGCCACGGAGTCGGTGATCGAGCAGTTGCACGAAGGCGAAGTGCGTCACCGCAGCCTCGGGCCGATCAACATTCGCGGCAAGAACGAAATGCCGGTCGTCCATCGCATCGACTGGCAGGACGAGGTGTCGGAGTTCCTGACGATGCCGGCTTCGCTGGTGCCGTCCGCGCGCGGGCCGGATTCGTCGTTCGGGCAGATCGAGCTGGCCTGGCTCGATGTGCGCACGCTGTTCCGTGTGGAAGATCTGCCGATTCATCTGGGGCGGGTCGACGAAGCGCAATTCGTCGTCAACGATCCGCGCGTTTCGCGCCTGCACGCGCGCATCGAATCGCGGCATGGCAGCTGCATCCTGGTGGATGTCAGCACGTATGGCACCTGGGTCCGTTTCCACGGCACCGCGGGCGCGAGCGGCGAGATTGCGCTGCGGCGTGATGAATGCGTGCTCCATGGCAGCGGCGAGATCGGGCTCGGGGCGCCGCTCAGCGACTTCAGCGCACCGACCATCTCTTTCAACACGACGGGCGGCAATGTGCTGCTGGCTCGTCGCGACCTTCGTTAA
- a CDS encoding YceH family protein, giving the protein MSSLRALSLLETRVLGVLAEKQRTVPDSYPLTLNSLVAGCNQKTSRSPILEITDAEAQAAIDSLKALSLVSETSGGRVYRYAHNIDGVLRIPSQSIVLLTVLMLRGPQTAGELRIASDRMHNFADISSVEAFLDELAERTAGSLVVKLPRLPGARENRWTHLLGGPPAEDAPASAATAGSDEVSLGEVAALKANVARLEAELAGLKTLVGRICSELGIGEAS; this is encoded by the coding sequence ATGTCCAGCCTTCGTGCCCTTTCGCTCCTGGAGACCCGTGTCCTCGGCGTGCTTGCCGAGAAACAGCGCACCGTGCCGGACAGCTATCCGCTGACGCTCAACTCGCTGGTGGCCGGCTGCAACCAGAAGACCAGCCGCAGTCCGATTCTCGAGATCACCGACGCCGAGGCGCAGGCGGCCATCGACAGCCTCAAGGCTTTGAGCCTGGTCAGTGAAACCAGCGGCGGGCGCGTCTACCGGTACGCGCACAACATCGATGGCGTGCTGAGGATTCCCTCGCAGTCGATCGTCCTGCTCACCGTGCTGATGCTGCGCGGACCGCAGACGGCGGGCGAACTCCGGATCGCATCCGACCGCATGCACAACTTCGCCGACATCTCGTCCGTCGAGGCGTTCCTCGATGAACTGGCCGAGCGGACGGCAGGCAGCCTCGTGGTGAAACTGCCGCGCCTGCCCGGAGCGCGCGAGAACCGGTGGACGCATCTGCTCGGCGGACCGCCGGCGGAGGATGCGCCCGCCTCCGCTGCGACCGCGGGCAGCGACGAAGTGTCGTTGGGTGAAGTCGCCGCGCTGAAGGCCAACGTCGCCCGGCTGGAGGCTGAGCTCGCAGGCCTGAAGACCCTTGTCGGCCGGATCTGCTCGGAACTGGGGATCGGCGAGGCTTCTTAA
- a CDS encoding MgtC/SapB family protein produces the protein MHDASGADPTRVIGAVLTGIGFLGAGIIVKSGFNVRGLTTAASIWGSSAIGILVGIGFYVPALGLTALFVATTALIPVIEHRLPAHSAIATTLRFRRGHRPEPESDPSLPGGAGLQHSVR, from the coding sequence GTGCATGACGCGAGTGGGGCGGATCCGACGCGCGTCATCGGCGCCGTGCTCACGGGCATCGGCTTCCTGGGCGCGGGCATCATTGTCAAGAGCGGGTTCAATGTACGAGGGCTGACCACCGCCGCCTCGATCTGGGGCTCGTCGGCCATCGGCATCCTGGTCGGCATCGGCTTCTATGTGCCCGCGCTCGGCCTCACGGCCCTGTTCGTGGCGACCACCGCGCTCATTCCGGTGATCGAGCATCGCCTGCCCGCACACTCCGCCATCGCGACCACGCTGCGCTTCCGGCGGGGCCACAGGCCGGAGCCCGAGTCGGATCCATCGCTTCCTGGTGGAGCGGGGCTTCAGCATTCCGTCCGATAG